In Microbulbifer sp. GL-2, the following are encoded in one genomic region:
- a CDS encoding DUF2586 domain-containing protein, which produces MALGKVTVNNLNLGQGSFDEIERKALFLGVGDTSKGSVVALNSQSDLDQMLGANESQLKTQVAAAQANGGENWQAWAFPLDVSDDWKVGLDTAMQSVSPELVAVCTPALAANDLDVAFAKAESIRTSMGRRVAMLVATPGIDDTSQTWSDYLAAQAAIVEPVRAYRLSPVPLLHGNNLGVLVGRLCNRAVTIADTPMRVETGPVLSLGSVPNDKDSIPLDNAMLASLDALRLSVPQTYTDYSGTYWGDCNLLDAEGGDYQVIENLRVVDKAARAIRVLAIARIGNRQLNSTPASIASNKTYFSRPLREMSRGIQIGSTVFPGEIKAPKDGDIEISWPTRNKVWVFFKVTPYNSPKEIVVNIALDLTNAG; this is translated from the coding sequence ATGGCACTGGGCAAGGTAACAGTCAATAACTTGAATTTGGGGCAGGGAAGCTTTGACGAAATTGAACGCAAGGCGCTTTTCCTGGGTGTGGGCGATACCAGCAAGGGAAGTGTGGTAGCGCTGAACTCTCAAAGCGACCTGGACCAGATGTTAGGGGCCAATGAATCGCAACTGAAAACTCAGGTGGCCGCCGCACAGGCAAACGGCGGGGAGAACTGGCAAGCCTGGGCTTTTCCCCTGGATGTATCCGACGATTGGAAGGTGGGCCTGGATACCGCTATGCAGAGCGTTTCCCCAGAGCTTGTGGCGGTCTGTACCCCAGCTTTGGCCGCTAACGACCTGGATGTAGCCTTTGCCAAGGCGGAGAGCATCAGAACCAGCATGGGGCGGCGTGTAGCAATGCTTGTGGCTACCCCCGGCATCGATGACACCAGCCAAACCTGGAGTGACTACCTGGCAGCACAGGCAGCCATTGTGGAGCCGGTGAGGGCCTACCGCCTATCACCAGTCCCTCTGTTGCACGGGAATAACCTGGGCGTGTTGGTGGGGCGCTTGTGCAACCGTGCGGTGACTATTGCCGATACCCCTATGCGCGTTGAAACGGGGCCCGTGTTGTCGCTGGGATCGGTCCCGAATGATAAGGACTCCATACCCTTAGACAATGCCATGCTCGCCAGCCTGGATGCGCTGAGGCTATCCGTACCCCAGACCTATACAGATTACTCCGGCACTTACTGGGGTGACTGTAACTTACTGGATGCTGAAGGCGGGGATTATCAGGTAATCGAAAACCTGCGTGTCGTGGACAAAGCGGCGCGAGCGATCCGGGTGTTGGCAATTGCGCGCATTGGTAATCGCCAACTGAATAGTACCCCGGCTTCTATTGCCTCAAATAAAACTTACTTTTCCCGACCACTGCGGGAGATGTCACGCGGTATTCAAATCGGCTCAACGGTATTTCCCGGCGAAATCAAAGCGCCGAAGGATGGCGATATAGAAATCTCGTGGCCAACTCGAAATAAGGTGTGGGTGTTTTTCAAGGTTACGCCTTACAACTCACCGAAAGAGATTGTGGTGAATATTGCGCTCGACCTGACAAACGCTGGGTGA
- the gpM gene encoding phage terminase small subunit, which produces MPFITLQHQAKCKAKVKAEKIQEDLEQGTVEPEILVEAAEDDSSRDLVQISLDRDLELLKERADIKEKIELKRQLLPKYLPLVEMYRGKGERYQNWPLVYCTIWALDVGQIETALKLAKFAVEQQQKLPSFFKSADLQTFMVEGFHDWALEQFKQNGSASPYLDEVVQLVKTETWPVTNTIVLSKLYKVAGMFAERAGEIKAAVSWFEAAEESNPGKAGVKTRLQVLYKKIENNS; this is translated from the coding sequence ATGCCGTTTATTACTTTGCAACATCAGGCCAAGTGTAAAGCCAAAGTGAAAGCAGAAAAGATTCAGGAAGATTTGGAGCAAGGCACGGTTGAGCCTGAAATTTTGGTTGAAGCTGCTGAAGATGATAGCTCTCGCGATTTGGTTCAAATATCTCTTGATCGGGATCTAGAGCTTTTAAAAGAGCGTGCCGACATTAAAGAAAAGATTGAGCTTAAGCGTCAATTGTTGCCTAAGTATCTGCCACTGGTAGAAATGTACCGAGGAAAAGGTGAGCGCTACCAGAATTGGCCCCTGGTGTACTGCACCATCTGGGCCTTGGATGTTGGGCAAATTGAAACGGCATTGAAACTTGCCAAGTTTGCAGTTGAGCAGCAGCAAAAACTACCAAGCTTCTTCAAGTCTGCTGACTTACAAACTTTTATGGTCGAAGGGTTCCACGATTGGGCCTTAGAGCAATTCAAACAAAACGGCAGTGCTTCCCCTTATCTCGATGAGGTTGTGCAACTGGTGAAAACTGAAACGTGGCCAGTAACCAATACCATTGTACTCAGCAAACTATACAAGGTGGCCGGCATGTTTGCTGAGCGTGCGGGAGAGATTAAAGCCGCCGTGTCATGGTTCGAAGCCGCAGAAGAATCTAACCCTGGTAAAGCGGGTGTAAAAACCCGGCTTCAGGTTCTCTATAAAAAAATAGAAAACAATTCATAA
- a CDS encoding TraR/DksA C4-type zinc finger protein, with protein MPDQFDRASQLEEEERKRSLDAQRNRTNFDKPSLENCEDCDGPIPKERQAFGGVTRCVECQGFFEKTGR; from the coding sequence ATGCCAGACCAATTTGACCGGGCATCACAGCTTGAAGAGGAGGAGCGCAAGCGTTCGCTGGATGCACAGCGCAACCGCACCAACTTCGACAAGCCAAGCCTGGAGAACTGCGAGGATTGCGATGGGCCTATACCGAAAGAGCGGCAAGCCTTCGGCGGTGTGACTCGGTGTGTTGAGTGTCAGGGGTTCTTTGAAAAAACAGGACGGTAA
- a CDS encoding baseplate J/gp47 family protein: protein MSEQELFTNLLKEGGVPTTEEEVRKIFEGDVDEEKVAFTNKRDISPWWRMVTELITTPVIWLIRALIKSVMPQMFVKTASGEFLALHADGVNLEPKKKGKARGFVQFTRADSSGSLDVVQNTAIQSPVINGRVYTLRTTAKVTFTDGLETVLAPVEAEEAGSAYNLAAGYYSVLPVLLPGVIAVTNLSDWLTHPGTDDEDPEELRKRIRTQYQAVNQWHTDAVYRSLIAGFDGVNDDNVFFNSDAPRGPGTADAYVMFEIGNPDATFIQSIQRKISDEGNHGHGDDLKVFPMPESQHDITVTVYAIDGLSGDTKDHIKADVEHFIRAAFRENQDYKPTLVKPWSRFSFSFLGGELHSQFELLRGVDFNLDYIVSQMNLPRINSLSVTVA from the coding sequence ATGAGCGAGCAAGAACTTTTCACAAATCTTTTGAAAGAGGGTGGCGTTCCAACCACTGAAGAGGAAGTGCGCAAGATATTTGAAGGCGATGTTGACGAGGAAAAAGTCGCTTTTACCAATAAGCGGGATATATCGCCCTGGTGGCGTATGGTGACTGAACTCATTACCACCCCGGTTATATGGCTGATTCGAGCGCTAATTAAGTCTGTGATGCCCCAAATGTTTGTGAAGACCGCAAGCGGTGAATTTCTCGCATTACATGCCGATGGGGTAAACCTTGAGCCGAAGAAAAAAGGCAAGGCGCGGGGGTTTGTACAGTTCACCCGTGCTGATAGTTCCGGTTCCCTGGATGTTGTCCAGAATACAGCAATACAAAGCCCGGTAATTAATGGGCGAGTGTATACCCTGCGTACCACAGCAAAAGTTACCTTTACTGACGGTCTGGAAACGGTATTGGCCCCAGTTGAAGCGGAAGAAGCCGGCAGCGCTTACAACCTGGCAGCGGGCTATTACTCTGTTTTGCCGGTGCTGTTGCCTGGTGTTATTGCTGTAACTAATTTGTCTGACTGGTTAACACATCCCGGCACAGATGACGAAGACCCGGAAGAGTTACGCAAGCGCATTCGCACACAGTATCAGGCTGTGAACCAGTGGCATACAGACGCAGTTTACCGGTCACTAATTGCGGGCTTTGATGGGGTGAACGATGACAATGTGTTTTTCAATAGCGATGCACCACGCGGCCCTGGTACTGCGGACGCCTATGTGATGTTTGAGATAGGCAACCCGGATGCCACTTTTATTCAAAGCATACAGCGGAAAATATCCGATGAAGGCAACCACGGGCACGGCGACGATTTAAAAGTGTTTCCCATGCCGGAATCTCAGCATGACATAACCGTCACGGTATACGCGATTGATGGCCTCAGCGGGGATACCAAGGATCATATAAAAGCGGATGTTGAGCACTTTATTCGCGCGGCATTCCGTGAAAATCAAGACTACAAACCAACCCTGGTTAAACCCTGGAGCCGCTTTTCTTTCTCATTCCTGGGGGGAGAGTTACACAGCCAATTTGAATTGCTGCGCGGTGTTGATTTCAATCTTGATTACATCGTTAGTCAGATGAATTTACCGAGAATCAATAGCCTATCGGTGACAGTAGCATGA
- a CDS encoding phage tail protein, whose product MPAIINTGAAYIAAKTGASEPVEISRFVLADISGLDHTQPVNPAEAMPAINDIVHEAAVSQKGYLSLDKVVYSLAMDTSVGDFPFNWLGLVASDSTLIAVAYLPRTIKTATANGVQGNNITRNFLLQFADAQQATGINVPAETWQIDFTAWLNSMDERVRLSNRDIYGRATFFESGWKLVADNGDYKILPGIAYVEGIRIVNAQDIFVPTPSGLPKSICLDVSLQKDVDQVKAVVTVYVGLKDDYVDSAGVQHYVERIAGLTVSGSTQDRRAYHNINEGGVIKYLTTRTNLYVSVNQFATTTEHGIVKRATQTQVLERADDQTYVSPKQLWAALDHLVPKNVGVFWHGTLDDIPEGWALCDGQDGRPNTISRVIVCAGAQYAIGESGGADSQTSSANGGHTHTASSSTTGAHTHSGDTADGGLHTHSASSGNAGSHSHSASTGSAGAHAHTISVANHTLATSRIPAHGHSINSISMLKYPGNESSWFGPDYDPSDRDGATVTGANNGSGGAHNHSASSNNTGAHTHTVSVASNGTHNHSVSVNKDGTHKHSYVTSNDGLHSHTITVGSVGNHSHSVDVRQRYYAAAHIIRIA is encoded by the coding sequence ATGCCAGCAATTATTAATACAGGTGCGGCCTACATTGCCGCCAAGACCGGGGCCAGTGAGCCGGTAGAAATTTCCCGGTTTGTGCTTGCGGATATTAGCGGCTTGGACCATACGCAGCCGGTTAATCCGGCTGAGGCAATGCCAGCAATCAATGACATAGTGCATGAGGCGGCAGTTTCTCAAAAAGGCTATTTATCACTGGATAAGGTGGTTTATTCGCTGGCTATGGATACCAGTGTGGGTGATTTCCCCTTTAACTGGTTGGGGCTGGTGGCTAGTGATTCGACTCTTATAGCGGTTGCCTATCTACCGCGAACAATTAAAACCGCCACAGCAAATGGTGTTCAGGGAAATAATATTACCCGCAATTTCCTTTTACAGTTTGCCGACGCGCAACAGGCTACAGGAATCAACGTACCCGCCGAGACCTGGCAGATAGATTTTACTGCCTGGTTAAACTCGATGGATGAGCGGGTACGCCTCAGCAATCGGGATATATACGGGCGCGCTACCTTCTTTGAAAGTGGTTGGAAGCTGGTTGCAGACAATGGAGATTACAAAATACTGCCGGGCATTGCTTACGTTGAAGGTATTCGCATTGTTAATGCTCAAGACATTTTTGTCCCTACTCCGAGTGGTCTACCAAAGTCAATTTGCCTGGATGTTTCTTTACAAAAGGACGTTGATCAAGTTAAAGCCGTGGTGACGGTTTATGTCGGCCTTAAAGATGATTATGTGGATAGCGCAGGGGTTCAACATTATGTGGAGAGAATTGCAGGCTTAACGGTCAGTGGTTCCACGCAAGATAGACGCGCTTATCATAATATTAATGAAGGCGGGGTAATTAAATATTTAACAACCCGCACGAATCTTTATGTATCAGTCAATCAATTCGCAACAACCACTGAGCACGGTATTGTCAAACGCGCAACTCAAACGCAGGTTTTAGAGCGTGCAGATGATCAAACCTATGTTTCCCCAAAACAGTTATGGGCGGCCCTGGACCATTTAGTTCCAAAAAATGTTGGGGTTTTCTGGCACGGGACACTTGATGATATACCCGAAGGCTGGGCACTTTGTGATGGCCAAGACGGGCGGCCAAATACCATCAGCCGGGTAATTGTTTGTGCGGGTGCCCAGTATGCCATAGGCGAAAGCGGCGGCGCCGATTCGCAGACAAGTTCCGCCAATGGTGGCCACACGCACACCGCCTCATCAAGTACCACGGGGGCGCATACGCATTCGGGCGACACTGCGGATGGAGGCCTACATACGCACTCGGCCTCAAGTGGTAATGCGGGTAGCCATTCGCACAGCGCGTCAACTGGCAGTGCCGGGGCCCACGCCCATACGATTTCAGTAGCAAATCACACCCTGGCAACTTCGCGTATACCAGCCCACGGGCACAGCATTAATAGTATTTCAATGCTGAAATATCCCGGTAATGAATCCTCTTGGTTTGGCCCGGATTATGACCCCAGTGACCGCGACGGCGCGACGGTAACGGGCGCGAATAATGGTAGCGGCGGCGCGCACAATCACTCCGCGAGCAGTAATAACACAGGGGCGCATACCCATACGGTAAGCGTTGCCAGTAACGGTACACATAATCATTCAGTGTCGGTAAATAAAGACGGGACACATAAGCACAGTTACGTAACGTCAAATGATGGTCTCCACTCACACACCATTACGGTTGGCAGCGTTGGCAATCATTCTCATTCTGTTGATGTGCGCCAGCGCTACTACGCCGCCGCGCATATTATTCGAATTGCTTAG
- a CDS encoding phage virion morphogenesis protein, whose amino-acid sequence MQIDLSGHLKVRQQLQLLKMPPAKQRRVGAIIARKVRTYSRKRLREQKGLDGKAWEKRKKKDRKKMLRGLSKKMRSKGVELGGEVFFVDGKTAEIAHQHQYGEPEEWTSKKAEKVYGQPDYGAPATSYQARALKKEGYKVRLPGGRKKKPTMRWIKENLSLGQAGLILRTLRDDPRLNRWVIELPERDFLGVTEREVSELASKIFDETSGRVKGA is encoded by the coding sequence ATGCAAATTGATCTAAGCGGACATTTAAAAGTGCGGCAGCAATTGCAGCTGCTGAAGATGCCACCAGCAAAGCAACGGCGCGTGGGGGCAATCATAGCTCGCAAGGTACGTACCTACAGCCGCAAACGGTTGCGCGAGCAGAAAGGATTGGATGGTAAAGCTTGGGAGAAGCGCAAAAAAAAGGACCGTAAAAAAATGTTGCGCGGCCTTAGTAAAAAGATGCGGTCTAAGGGCGTTGAGTTAGGTGGTGAAGTTTTCTTTGTCGATGGTAAAACCGCCGAGATTGCGCACCAGCACCAGTACGGCGAGCCGGAAGAGTGGACCAGCAAGAAAGCGGAAAAGGTTTATGGCCAGCCGGACTACGGCGCGCCGGCGACAAGTTATCAGGCACGGGCACTGAAGAAAGAAGGCTACAAAGTGCGCTTGCCCGGTGGGCGAAAAAAGAAACCCACCATGCGATGGATAAAGGAAAACCTCAGCCTTGGGCAAGCGGGATTGATATTAAGAACACTGCGCGATGACCCACGATTAAACCGTTGGGTCATTGAGTTACCAGAACGTGATTTTTTAGGGGTTACAGAACGGGAAGTCTCCGAACTGGCCAGCAAAATATTTGATGAAACAAGCGGACGCGTTAAAGGCGCATAG
- a CDS encoding putative phage tail assembly chaperone yields MAKATKEVQEITDENTQDFNAHIEGQDFVFKVTRGEYNSLVNVLGPGNKVNAFHNFLVSTVSDDGKEALVKILANKPGSEITIGTNIYEAYTPDLNVVVKKL; encoded by the coding sequence ATGGCAAAAGCCACTAAAGAAGTACAAGAAATCACTGACGAAAATACACAAGATTTTAACGCTCACATTGAGGGCCAGGATTTTGTATTCAAAGTCACTCGCGGTGAATACAACAGTTTGGTTAATGTGCTTGGGCCGGGTAACAAGGTGAATGCCTTCCACAACTTTCTGGTTTCCACTGTGAGCGATGATGGCAAGGAGGCACTTGTAAAGATCCTGGCTAATAAACCCGGCAGTGAAATTACTATTGGTACCAATATTTATGAAGCCTACACCCCGGACTTGAACGTAGTTGTAAAAAAGCTTTAG
- a CDS encoding phage tail protein: MAGRKLQAIFSHLRSANLVADTKIESFMDDVKVEACSKDLGNGIRVSRVEYRAEIIIEEFIGDSAFVFALVTTWLMEHDSERHHDRVAEPTIEVTPVDKKSVDIEISIPFFESVDLVPDDNGPINYLGENWAVAVVPIDEPNQVAVGDNKDLPTDAPYPNAN, from the coding sequence ATGGCCGGCAGAAAACTACAAGCCATTTTTTCCCACTTACGTTCCGCCAATCTGGTAGCTGATACAAAGATTGAATCCTTTATGGATGACGTAAAGGTGGAGGCTTGCAGCAAAGATCTAGGCAACGGCATTCGCGTAAGTCGGGTTGAATATAGAGCGGAAATAATCATTGAAGAATTTATTGGAGATTCGGCCTTTGTTTTCGCCCTAGTCACTACCTGGCTTATGGAGCACGACAGCGAACGCCACCACGACAGGGTTGCTGAACCGACAATCGAAGTCACGCCAGTTGATAAAAAATCCGTAGATATTGAAATTTCAATTCCATTTTTTGAGAGCGTCGATTTAGTCCCGGATGACAACGGACCCATTAATTACTTGGGGGAAAACTGGGCGGTGGCCGTTGTGCCGATTGATGAACCAAACCAAGTAGCAGTTGGGGACAACAAAGATTTACCAACAGACGCCCCGTACCCCAATGCAAATTGA
- a CDS encoding phage tail protein has protein sequence MIKLKLSFWLGGPQLSKLERATQRFWERVEGWLYWPVRQLDPETCIPGVLDLLAWQKGVARFDGESMRLYRLRVKYAFVNAQDAGSVAGLKRIFERLLIGYVEIEERLPDRDWDVIKLHLSDQQMADNPELLQIILRKYGRLCRRYEFEVLTPLQVQLRTADCGHDNGFLKASL, from the coding sequence ATGATTAAATTAAAATTATCCTTTTGGTTGGGTGGTCCGCAATTATCCAAACTGGAAAGAGCCACCCAGCGATTCTGGGAAAGGGTGGAAGGCTGGCTTTATTGGCCAGTACGACAGCTGGACCCTGAAACCTGTATACCCGGCGTTTTAGATCTTCTGGCATGGCAAAAGGGGGTAGCGCGGTTTGATGGTGAATCAATGCGGCTGTATCGATTGCGGGTGAAATATGCGTTTGTGAATGCACAGGACGCGGGCAGCGTAGCTGGGCTTAAACGGATCTTTGAACGCTTGTTAATTGGATACGTGGAAATTGAAGAGCGCCTACCGGACAGGGATTGGGATGTAATCAAGTTGCATCTGTCAGATCAGCAAATGGCAGATAACCCGGAACTATTACAAATCATTTTGCGCAAGTATGGCCGCTTGTGCCGTCGCTATGAGTTTGAAGTTTTAACACCACTACAAGTGCAATTGCGCACGGCGGATTGTGGGCACGATAACGGATTCTTAAAGGCTTCATTGTAG
- a CDS encoding head completion/stabilization protein has translation MSFTGRPDTYLEAVIENNGFFPDLTLGDFQKMYGVPADIMQEKTEHLLRLSILDVNDSLIDEQAAWQAAGHATLEAVPAQKIGGKSRLIIQYQRAVFAQATAMAFRQSATITRREIGENKAAESLETEQMYRAESDKAIRKLRGIETNITVELI, from the coding sequence ATGAGCTTTACCGGAAGACCTGACACCTACTTGGAAGCCGTTATAGAAAACAACGGTTTTTTCCCCGACCTTACATTGGGTGATTTCCAAAAAATGTACGGTGTGCCGGCGGACATAATGCAGGAGAAGACAGAGCACCTATTGCGGCTGTCAATTCTTGATGTCAATGACAGTTTGATTGATGAGCAAGCGGCATGGCAGGCAGCGGGACACGCAACCCTGGAAGCTGTACCCGCGCAGAAGATAGGCGGAAAAAGCCGGTTAATTATTCAGTACCAGCGCGCCGTGTTTGCACAAGCAACAGCTATGGCTTTTCGACAATCAGCGACTATTACCCGGCGCGAGATTGGAGAAAACAAAGCAGCGGAAAGTCTGGAAACAGAGCAGATGTATCGCGCAGAGTCTGACAAGGCGATACGTAAACTGCGCGGCATTGAAACCAATATCACTGTGGAGTTGATCTAG
- a CDS encoding DUF2590 family protein, translated as MAEPKYQDLLIVNNDIALDSVGVPIGISDRASIAQDIKHMIRESGLLVELVGERQADKWALNLSRLENLVESDTRIQPGTAKLTRLEKEIVLVFAKTVEYQHIEFTL; from the coding sequence ATGGCTGAACCTAAATATCAAGACCTGTTGATTGTTAACAATGATATAGCACTCGACTCGGTTGGTGTGCCCATAGGCATTAGCGACCGTGCATCGATTGCGCAGGATATTAAGCACATGATCCGCGAAAGCGGTTTATTAGTGGAGTTGGTCGGTGAAAGACAGGCTGATAAATGGGCCTTGAATCTCTCGCGCTTGGAAAATCTGGTGGAGAGTGACACGCGCATTCAGCCGGGAACGGCAAAGCTAACCCGGCTGGAAAAAGAAATCGTTTTAGTTTTTGCGAAAACTGTCGAGTATCAACATATAGAGTTCACCCTATGA
- a CDS encoding phage protein: MSKLSGRDVDAMIGSYRVNFDEASISIEDGTGATKTRGIPDGFLPGDVAASGEIKLNTGQFNIILQAAKEAGSFRGLPTFDLVFNAESSDEKLNIEAFDCKLSVTDLLNATQGNERLMHTITFEVTGREFVKVNGVSYLRPEEIERLN; the protein is encoded by the coding sequence ATGTCCAAATTATCTGGGCGCGATGTTGACGCGATGATCGGTAGTTACCGAGTCAACTTTGATGAAGCCAGCATATCCATAGAAGACGGCACCGGCGCCACTAAAACCCGTGGAATACCTGACGGTTTTCTTCCGGGTGATGTCGCCGCCAGTGGTGAAATCAAATTAAATACCGGGCAGTTCAATATTATTCTTCAGGCCGCTAAAGAAGCGGGTAGCTTTCGGGGATTGCCAACTTTTGACTTGGTATTTAATGCAGAGTCCAGCGATGAAAAGCTCAACATTGAGGCTTTTGATTGCAAGTTAAGTGTTACGGATTTGCTCAACGCCACACAGGGCAATGAACGTTTGATGCACACGATTACTTTTGAGGTGACAGGCCGCGAGTTTGTAAAGGTCAATGGCGTGTCCTACCTGCGCCCCGAAGAAATCGAACGGCTGAACTAA
- a CDS encoding phage tail tape measure protein, giving the protein MSTKFEKLMFRIGLIDTASGPINKIDAQMQRLSNRATKGGAMLGGSAAGAWALHRSLSGLLGPSIELNRAMGEVRSLDVHGEALDKLQRTAISSSIKYGTGADDFIRASYDIQSAIGGLEGGELAKFTEASAVLAQGTKADVGTITDYMGTMYGIFQNDAKELGNAKWVEIVAGQTATAVQMFKTNGAEMASAYSALGAEGQSHKIKMAEQMAIMGQLQATMSGSESGTKYKAFLQGVGKAQGQLGLQFTDSHGRMLPILDILGKLEGRLAGLGSVEQGQLLMKAFGRKEAVSLIQQLMLDTKGLANNIQALGNVKGMEKARRMAAEIADPFDRWTQSSKAVRAVIGNSLLPVISPLVEKFTQGNATLVDWSYKFPHLTKAIGITTLVIAGLISTVLLFAAVGGVVQLTMAGLIGWQTAWTGATALCTGAFGLLTKGLKAARIATLLFSLSLYANPITWIAVAVVGLIAGLAMLVIHWDTVKAATLGFINGFVERWGSIRKAIEGNPITRILAAPFLLAVDGVGFLFKQVMKIPALFTRLKNWLGKLNLFDALGSAADWVVEKLNLIPGINIEASVDRERTSIPKALTPQYQPSAVPTGGISQHIQNNQRGGTTIEKVEVYNPVSGYGFVDEMEMAAG; this is encoded by the coding sequence ATGAGCACTAAATTTGAAAAGCTGATGTTTCGTATTGGGTTAATTGATACGGCTAGCGGCCCTATCAATAAGATCGATGCGCAAATGCAACGGCTTTCCAATCGTGCCACAAAAGGCGGCGCCATGCTCGGTGGTTCAGCTGCTGGGGCCTGGGCTTTGCATCGCTCACTTTCCGGGCTGCTCGGTCCCTCCATCGAACTTAACCGCGCAATGGGCGAAGTACGAAGCCTGGACGTACACGGCGAAGCCCTGGACAAATTACAGCGCACGGCTATTTCATCTTCCATTAAGTATGGAACCGGTGCCGATGATTTTATTCGGGCCTCTTATGATATTCAGAGCGCAATTGGAGGGTTAGAAGGCGGGGAGCTGGCCAAGTTTACCGAGGCCAGCGCAGTACTTGCGCAAGGCACCAAGGCAGACGTGGGCACCATCACTGATTATATGGGCACCATGTATGGCATTTTTCAGAATGATGCTAAAGAGCTGGGCAATGCCAAATGGGTTGAGATAGTCGCAGGACAAACAGCCACAGCGGTGCAGATGTTTAAAACCAACGGTGCCGAAATGGCTTCTGCCTATTCCGCCTTGGGTGCAGAAGGGCAATCACACAAAATAAAAATGGCCGAACAGATGGCCATTATGGGCCAGCTACAGGCCACCATGAGCGGCAGTGAGTCCGGTACTAAATATAAGGCGTTTTTACAGGGGGTAGGCAAAGCACAGGGCCAGCTGGGGTTACAGTTTACCGATAGCCACGGACGGATGCTCCCGATATTGGATATTCTCGGCAAGCTAGAGGGCAGGCTTGCCGGTTTGGGTTCGGTAGAGCAGGGCCAGTTGTTAATGAAGGCGTTTGGCCGTAAAGAGGCCGTATCCCTGATTCAACAGCTGATGCTAGATACAAAAGGGCTGGCCAATAATATTCAAGCCCTGGGCAACGTAAAGGGTATGGAGAAGGCGCGGCGCATGGCAGCCGAAATTGCCGACCCTTTCGACCGCTGGACCCAAAGTAGTAAAGCAGTGCGCGCGGTGATTGGTAATTCTCTATTACCTGTTATTTCTCCGCTCGTTGAAAAGTTCACCCAGGGAAACGCCACCCTGGTTGACTGGTCCTATAAATTCCCGCACCTCACCAAAGCAATAGGAATCACCACACTAGTGATTGCTGGGCTTATCAGCACGGTACTGTTATTCGCCGCCGTGGGTGGTGTGGTGCAATTAACCATGGCTGGGTTGATAGGGTGGCAGACCGCCTGGACTGGAGCGACAGCACTATGTACCGGTGCTTTTGGACTGCTTACCAAAGGGCTCAAGGCCGCACGGATCGCAACTCTATTATTTAGTTTATCCCTTTACGCCAATCCTATTACATGGATTGCGGTTGCTGTTGTCGGTTTGATTGCAGGGCTGGCAATGCTGGTAATTCATTGGGATACCGTCAAGGCCGCAACCCTTGGGTTTATTAATGGATTTGTTGAGCGCTGGGGTTCTATTCGCAAAGCAATAGAAGGCAATCCAATAACGCGCATTCTAGCCGCGCCGTTTCTGCTGGCCGTTGATGGCGTAGGCTTCCTGTTTAAACAAGTAATGAAGATCCCCGCGCTTTTTACCCGTCTTAAGAATTGGCTAGGCAAATTGAATTTGTTCGATGCGCTGGGCAGTGCTGCGGATTGGGTAGTAGAAAAATTAAACCTGATACCGGGTATCAATATTGAAGCCAGTGTAGATAGAGAACGCACCAGCATTCCCAAAGCTTTAACGCCTCAGTATCAACCAAGCGCTGTGCCAACTGGGGGAATTTCTCAGCATATCCAGAACAACCAGCGCGGCGGTACAACTATCGAAAAAGTGGAAGTGTATAACCCTGTTAGCGGTTATGGCTTTGTTGACGAAATGGAAATGGCGGCGGGCTAA